One Gammaproteobacteria bacterium genomic window carries:
- a CDS encoding response regulator transcription factor — protein MSAGDEVRVFIVDDDASVRRSLRALLGEVGVPAADFPSAEALLEVVGEDTRGCVLLDVRMPGMSGLQLQEILRERGLKLLVIVLTGHADVPMAVRAMKAGAVDFIEKPFNPQLLIERIQACLEAEAQTFARGQRRWDAEALLHSISTREREVLELLVTGKPSKVIASTLGISEKTVDVHRSHLMRKTGTRSVAELVQLWVVACGKEPVS, from the coding sequence ATGAGCGCGGGGGACGAGGTGCGGGTGTTCATCGTCGACGACGACGCGTCGGTACGCCGCTCGCTGCGGGCGCTGCTCGGGGAGGTGGGAGTCCCGGCCGCCGACTTTCCCTCCGCCGAGGCGCTCCTCGAGGTCGTTGGCGAGGACACGCGCGGCTGCGTGCTGCTCGACGTGCGCATGCCCGGGATGAGCGGCCTGCAGCTGCAGGAGATCCTTCGCGAGCGGGGCCTGAAGCTCCTGGTGATCGTCCTCACCGGGCACGCCGACGTCCCCATGGCGGTGCGCGCGATGAAGGCGGGTGCGGTCGACTTCATCGAGAAGCCGTTCAACCCGCAGCTCCTGATCGAGCGGATCCAGGCCTGCCTCGAGGCCGAGGCCCAGACCTTCGCCCGGGGGCAACGGCGCTGGGACGCCGAGGCGCTCCTGCACTCGATCTCCACGCGCGAGCGGGAGGTGCTCGAGTTGTTGGTCACCGGCAAGCCGAGCAAGGTGATCGCCTCCACGCTCGGAATCAGCGAGAAGACGGTGGACGTGCACCGTTCCCACCTCATGCGCAAGACCGGCACGCGCTCGGTGGCCGAGCTGGTGCAGCTGTGGGTCGTCGCGTGCGGGAAGGAGCCGGTGTCCTAG
- a CDS encoding thioredoxin family protein — translation MVHALARLWIFVLALGAAGAGAAEGPRDEAFWYGTAPDGSPTVRLHFFWSATCPHCQVAKPFVDALPGRYPWIELRSYEISGSQKNVDLYVGAARSVGGEARSVPGFLFCRKIEVGFHDAETTGAELARKLEACRSARVAALAGAAAGGPGGTPGEGAPAVPGARETAEATQASLPVLGTVDLERWSLPLLTVVLASLDAFNPCAFFVLLFLLSLLVHARSRARMLFIGGVFVLFSGLVYFAFMAAWLNVFLMMGEIRGVTLAAGLLAVLIAAVNLKDYFWFRQGLSLSIPESAKPGLFKRMRGVATAGGVVPMVVGTVLLAVVANSYELLCTAGFPMVFTRALTLQDLGGAGYYGYLVLYNVIYVIPLALIVLVFTYTLGSRKLSEREGRLLKLLSGYMMLGLGLMLVFAPQFLTHAGSAIGVLALALLATGVTAWLTPQAGLPAARGSRP, via the coding sequence ATGGTGCACGCACTCGCACGCCTGTGGATCTTCGTCCTGGCCCTCGGCGCGGCAGGCGCCGGCGCCGCCGAGGGCCCCCGCGACGAAGCCTTCTGGTACGGCACCGCCCCGGACGGCTCGCCGACCGTGCGCCTGCACTTCTTCTGGAGCGCGACCTGCCCCCACTGCCAGGTGGCGAAGCCGTTCGTCGACGCGCTGCCCGGGCGCTATCCGTGGATCGAACTGCGCAGCTACGAGATCAGCGGGAGCCAGAAGAATGTCGACCTGTACGTCGGCGCCGCCCGGTCGGTGGGCGGCGAGGCCCGCTCGGTCCCGGGTTTCCTCTTCTGCCGCAAGATCGAGGTCGGTTTCCACGACGCCGAGACGACCGGGGCCGAGCTGGCCCGCAAGCTCGAGGCCTGCCGCTCGGCGCGGGTGGCTGCGCTCGCGGGTGCCGCCGCGGGCGGGCCCGGAGGCACCCCTGGCGAAGGGGCCCCGGCCGTGCCCGGGGCGAGGGAGACGGCCGAGGCCACCCAGGCGAGCCTCCCGGTGCTGGGGACCGTCGACCTCGAGCGCTGGTCCCTGCCCCTGCTCACCGTCGTGCTGGCGTCGCTCGACGCCTTCAACCCCTGCGCCTTCTTCGTGCTGCTCTTCCTGCTGAGCCTGCTCGTGCACGCCCGCAGCCGCGCGCGCATGCTCTTCATCGGCGGGGTCTTCGTGCTGTTCTCCGGGCTCGTCTACTTCGCCTTCATGGCCGCCTGGCTGAACGTGTTCCTGATGATGGGGGAGATCCGGGGCGTCACCCTCGCGGCGGGGCTCCTCGCCGTCTTGATCGCGGCGGTGAACCTGAAGGACTACTTCTGGTTCCGACAGGGGTTGAGCCTCTCCATCCCGGAGTCTGCCAAGCCGGGGCTGTTCAAGCGCATGCGCGGCGTCGCCACCGCCGGGGGCGTGGTCCCCATGGTGGTCGGCACGGTGCTGCTGGCGGTGGTCGCGAACTCCTACGAGCTCCTCTGCACGGCGGGCTTCCCTATGGTGTTCACCCGCGCCCTCACCCTGCAGGACCTGGGGGGAGCGGGTTACTACGGATACCTCGTGCTCTACAACGTCATCTACGTGATCCCCCTGGCGCTCATCGTGCTCGTGTTCACCTACACGCTCGGCAGCCGCAAGCTCTCCGAGCGTGAGGGGCGCCTCCTGAAGCTCCTGTCGGGCTACATGATGCTGGGGTTGGGGCTGATGCTCGTCTTCGCCCCGCAGTTCCTCACCCACGCCGGGTCGGCCATCGGCGTGCTGGCGCTCGCGCTGCTCGCCACGGGTGTGACCGCGTGGCTCACGCCGCAGGCCGGTCTCCCCGCCGCGCGCGGGTCCCGCCCCTAG
- a CDS encoding FAD-dependent oxidoreductase: MSTIERREFIQRAGAAAALAAVGLPRRSRGAAAARVVVVGGGFAGATAARYTREYAPDAEVTLIEKDESYVSCPFSNEVLSGERDIASLTFGYAGLARRGVHVVIDEVLDLDPATKTVKTGGGKTFTADFLVVAPGIAFRWGAIPGYDEAASETIPHAWKAGAQTLLLRRQIEAMRDGGLLVIVAPPTPYRCPPGPYERAAQIAHYLTHHGKARSKVLILDPKDSFSKRPLFLEGWKHNYGDMVEWRPGAEGGKVESIDPKTRVVRAEFDEYRPDVLNVVPPQKAGLLAEKSGLTDERGWCPIVPESFESTRAKGVYVVGDATSAGAMAKAAYSSNTQAKVAAAHIASTILGTRPPRPAYTNTCWSLLAPDYGISAASIYTIGPEGRIIEVPGAGGYSPENAPIEQRRREAEYGKSWYENITRDTYG; this comes from the coding sequence GTGAGCACGATCGAGCGTCGGGAGTTCATCCAGCGGGCCGGTGCAGCGGCGGCGCTCGCCGCGGTCGGTCTCCCCAGACGGTCCCGGGGGGCGGCAGCGGCACGGGTAGTGGTGGTGGGCGGAGGCTTCGCCGGGGCCACCGCGGCCCGGTACACCCGGGAGTACGCCCCGGACGCCGAGGTCACCCTGATCGAGAAGGACGAGTCGTACGTGAGCTGCCCCTTCAGCAACGAGGTGCTGAGCGGCGAGCGGGACATCGCATCGCTCACGTTCGGCTACGCCGGGCTCGCCCGGCGCGGGGTCCACGTGGTGATCGACGAGGTGCTGGACCTCGACCCCGCAACGAAGACGGTGAAGACGGGGGGGGGTAAGACCTTCACCGCGGACTTCCTGGTCGTCGCCCCGGGGATCGCCTTTCGCTGGGGCGCGATCCCGGGCTACGACGAGGCGGCGAGCGAGACGATTCCCCACGCGTGGAAGGCCGGTGCCCAGACGCTCCTGCTGCGGCGCCAGATCGAGGCGATGCGCGACGGGGGCCTGCTCGTCATCGTCGCACCGCCCACCCCCTACCGCTGCCCTCCGGGACCCTACGAGCGGGCCGCCCAGATCGCCCACTACCTGACCCACCACGGCAAAGCCAGGTCGAAGGTGCTGATCCTCGACCCGAAGGACTCCTTCTCCAAGAGACCCCTGTTCCTGGAGGGCTGGAAGCACAACTACGGCGACATGGTCGAGTGGCGCCCCGGCGCCGAGGGCGGCAAGGTCGAGTCGATCGACCCGAAGACGCGCGTCGTGCGCGCCGAGTTCGACGAGTACAGGCCCGACGTGCTGAACGTCGTCCCGCCCCAGAAGGCGGGCCTGCTCGCGGAGAAGTCCGGGCTCACCGACGAGCGGGGCTGGTGCCCCATCGTGCCGGAGAGCTTCGAGTCCACCCGCGCCAAAGGGGTGTACGTGGTCGGCGACGCCACCAGCGCCGGGGCGATGGCGAAGGCGGCCTACTCGTCCAACACCCAGGCCAAAGTGGCAGCCGCCCACATCGCCTCGACGATCCTCGGGACCCGGCCGCCGCGGCCTGCCTACACCAACACCTGCTGGAGCCTGCTCGCCCCGGACTACGGCATCTCCGCCGCAAGCATCTACACGATCGGGCCCGAGGGCCGGATCATCGAGGTGCCGGGCGCCGGGGGCTACTCACCGGAGAACGCACCCATCGAGCAGCGCCGGCGCGAGGCCGAGTACGGCAAGAGCTGGTACGAGAACATCACCCGGGACACCTACGGCTGA
- a CDS encoding transglycosylase SLT domain-containing protein, whose product MAAIALVLQACASAPPKAVDDACAIFREKPDWWEATREAEQKWGAPVPLQLAIVRQESGFREDAKPPRDTLLGIPMWWRLSNAYGFAQVKDETWDWYRDRTGNRWADRDDFEDVADFIGWYSDVSHRTLGIGKSDAFNQYLAYHEGHGGWKRRTYREKDWLVGVARKVERYARTYGEQLRTCRKELEEDRSWWPL is encoded by the coding sequence CTGGCCGCGATCGCGCTGGTGTTGCAGGCGTGTGCGTCCGCGCCGCCCAAGGCGGTCGACGACGCCTGTGCGATCTTCCGGGAGAAGCCGGACTGGTGGGAGGCGACCCGCGAGGCCGAGCAGAAGTGGGGCGCGCCGGTGCCCCTGCAACTCGCCATCGTCCGCCAGGAGTCGGGTTTTCGCGAGGACGCCAAGCCGCCCCGTGACACGCTGCTCGGCATCCCCATGTGGTGGCGGTTGTCGAACGCCTACGGCTTCGCCCAGGTGAAGGACGAGACCTGGGACTGGTACCGGGACCGCACCGGCAACCGCTGGGCCGACCGGGACGACTTCGAGGACGTCGCGGACTTCATCGGCTGGTATTCCGACGTGAGCCACCGCACCCTGGGGATCGGGAAGTCCGACGCCTTCAACCAGTACCTGGCCTACCACGAGGGGCACGGAGGATGGAAGCGCAGGACCTATCGGGAGAAGGACTGGCTCGTGGGGGTCGCGCGCAAGGTCGAGCGTTACGCGCGCACCTACGGCGAGCAACTGCGCACCTGCCGCAAGGAGCTCGAGGAAGACCGGAGCTGGTGGCCCCTGTAG
- a CDS encoding cytochrome b: protein MAIAWRNTYERYGVIAKALHWAVAFLVAVQFATAALMAGACEGGARGPGPGEGLFLGTHRSVGLLLLALTAVRALWRWAAGLPHWAPGLPPWERELSRATDWALYRVLWLLPLSGLLQALGEGAEVGFFGLWELPGLAGAEPVLSRVGGVGHRLVAWALVAAVTVHLGLVVKHQWVDRDGLVRRMQP, encoded by the coding sequence ATGGCCATCGCCTGGCGCAACACCTATGAGCGGTACGGGGTCATCGCGAAGGCCCTGCACTGGGCGGTGGCGTTCCTCGTCGCCGTGCAGTTCGCCACTGCGGCCCTGATGGCCGGGGCCTGCGAAGGGGGCGCTCGTGGGCCGGGGCCGGGCGAGGGGCTCTTCCTGGGCACCCACCGCTCGGTCGGACTGCTGCTGCTCGCCCTCACGGCGGTTCGCGCCCTCTGGCGCTGGGCGGCGGGCCTGCCCCACTGGGCGCCCGGGCTCCCGCCCTGGGAGCGAGAGCTCTCGCGAGCGACCGATTGGGCGCTCTATCGGGTCCTCTGGCTGCTGCCGCTCTCCGGCCTGCTGCAGGCCCTGGGGGAGGGCGCGGAGGTCGGCTTCTTCGGGCTCTGGGAGCTGCCGGGGCTCGCCGGGGCAGAACCGGTGCTCTCCCGGGTGGGCGGCGTGGGCCACCGGCTGGTGGCCTGGGCCCTGGTGGCCGCGGTGACGGTCCACCTGGGGCTGGTGGTGAAGCACCAGTGGGTGGACCGGGACGGTCTCGTGCGCCGGATGCAGCCCTGA
- the soxY gene encoding thiosulfate oxidation carrier protein SoxY: MSIQRRTILKGALASSAIGVAVGAGLLAPQQVLAAWSKEAFEAKAVDDALKALGLAGAAASADVTVKAPDIAENGAVVPVTVESTMKDVQSISIVAEKNALPLIASFDLGAGALPYVSIRIKMGSTMNVQALVKAGGKVYEAKKEVKVTIGGCGG, encoded by the coding sequence ATGAGCATTCAGCGCAGGACGATACTGAAGGGTGCGCTGGCCAGCAGCGCGATCGGCGTCGCGGTAGGCGCCGGGTTGTTGGCCCCGCAGCAGGTGCTGGCTGCCTGGTCGAAGGAGGCCTTCGAGGCCAAGGCAGTGGACGACGCCCTGAAGGCCCTCGGGCTGGCGGGCGCCGCGGCGAGCGCGGACGTCACCGTGAAGGCTCCGGACATCGCGGAGAACGGGGCGGTCGTGCCCGTGACCGTCGAGTCGACGATGAAGGACGTGCAGTCGATCTCCATCGTTGCCGAGAAGAACGCGCTGCCGTTGATCGCGTCCTTCGACCTGGGCGCTGGCGCCCTGCCGTACGTCTCGATCCGTATCAAGATGGGTTCGACGATGAACGTGCAGGCCCTCGTGAAGGCCGGCGGCAAGGTCTACGAGGCCAAGAAAGAGGTCAAGGTCACCATCGGTGGCTGCGGCGGCTAA
- a CDS encoding DsrE family protein, producing MKGGTPVSGTRRRWLAALLGTGSALVAGTVGRRAEAADDTKFPGDEPTHKVLYQFNEADNTYHEHVLGSVSAMLREYTDDIHVVVTCFGEGIHIVAKKPGRPVEELIRQRVSSLADYGVEFHACARTMEGLNWKAEDMLPFVKVVPVGAADLMELQEKGYAYIAW from the coding sequence ATGAAGGGTGGAACCCCGGTGAGTGGCACACGCAGGCGGTGGCTGGCGGCGCTCCTCGGCACCGGCAGTGCCCTCGTGGCGGGCACCGTCGGACGTCGTGCCGAGGCCGCCGACGACACGAAATTCCCGGGCGACGAGCCCACGCACAAGGTCCTCTACCAGTTCAACGAGGCGGACAACACCTACCACGAGCACGTGCTCGGATCGGTCTCCGCCATGCTGCGGGAGTACACCGACGACATCCACGTCGTGGTGACCTGCTTCGGCGAGGGGATCCACATCGTGGCGAAGAAACCGGGACGTCCCGTGGAGGAGTTGATCCGGCAGCGGGTCTCGAGCCTCGCGGACTACGGCGTCGAGTTCCACGCCTGCGCGCGGACCATGGAGGGCCTGAACTGGAAGGCCGAGGACATGCTGCCGTTCGTGAAGGTGGTTCCAGTCGGAGCGGCCGACCTGATGGAACTGCAGGAAAAGGGCTACGCCTACATCGCCTGGTGA
- the soxZ gene encoding thiosulfate oxidation carrier complex protein SoxZ: MASGTIKIRAKAVDGVAEVKALISHPMELMSKNKTTGEVVPAHFIQDMVAELNGKPVLTGQWSSGISKNPYLAFKVNAKAGDTLKLSWKDNKGDSDSAEEKVG, from the coding sequence ATGGCCAGTGGCACCATTAAGATCCGCGCCAAGGCTGTCGACGGCGTGGCAGAGGTCAAGGCACTCATCAGCCATCCGATGGAGCTGATGAGCAAGAACAAGACGACCGGCGAAGTCGTGCCGGCGCACTTCATTCAGGACATGGTTGCCGAGTTGAACGGCAAGCCGGTGCTGACGGGGCAGTGGAGCTCCGGCATCTCCAAGAACCCGTACCTGGCGTTCAAAGTGAACGCGAAGGCGGGTGACACCCTGAAGCTGTCCTGGAAGGACAACAAGGGCGACAGCGACTCCGCCGAGGAGAAGGTCGGCTAG